In a genomic window of Gossypium arboreum isolate Shixiya-1 chromosome 9, ASM2569848v2, whole genome shotgun sequence:
- the LOC108457137 gene encoding sugar transport protein 8-like yields MPAVVVSGSGENQEFEGRITVYVIVCVIIAAFGGLMFGYDIGISGGVTSMDDFLKKFFPAVFEKKHHALENNYCKYDNQFLQLFTSCLYLAALIASFVASKVCSKYGRKLTMQIASIFFIIGVILTAGGINIEMIIFGRIFLGFGVGFANQAVPLFLSEIAPPNLRGALNISFQLFITIGILVSNLINYSTTNVHPHGWRISLGIAGVPALMLCLGSILICETPTSLIERHKVEEGRKVLRKIRGVENVDDEFDSIIHACEMAKQVKDPFRKLMKPVSRPQLVISICLQIFQQFTGINAIMFYAPVLFQTVGFGNDAALLSSVITGLVNVFSTVVSIYVVDRAGRRILLLEACVQMFISQVIIGIILFKELKTTGDNLSKGEGIFVVILVCTFVMGFAWSWGPLGWLIPSEIFPLETRSAGFAFAVSTNMLFTFIIGQAFLSMLCQMQAGIFFFFAAWVIIMGAFTWFLLPETKGVPVDSMVDKVWKQHWFWRSFMMEDNRPDVKVV; encoded by the exons ATGCCGGCAGTCGTAGTAAGCGGCTCTGGTGAGAATCAAGAATTTGAAGGCAGGATAACAGTGTATGTCATAGTTTGCGTGATCATAGCAGCCTTTGGAGGCTTGATGTTTGGATATGATATTGGCATTTcag GTGGAGTAACATCCATGGATGATTTCTTAAAAAAATTCTTTCCAGCTGTGTTTGAAAAGAAACATCATGCACTTGAAAACAATTACTGCAAATACGATAACCAATTCCTCCAGTTGTTCACGTCTTGCTTGTACCTTGCTGCTTTAATAGCTAGTTTTGTAGCTTCAAAGGTGTGCTCAAAATATGGTAGGAAACTCACCATGCAGATTGCTTCAATTTTTTTCATAATAGGCGTGATTTTGACTGCTGGAGGTATCAACATCGAAATGATAATttttgggagaatttttctcggCTTTGGTGTTGGGTTTGCCAATCAA GCGGTACCGCTCTTCTTATCGGAGATAGCTCCACCTAATCTTCGTGGAGCACTCAACATAAGTTTCCAGCTCTTCATTACAATTGGAATTTTGGTATCCAATCTGATAAACTATTCTACAACAAATGTCCATCCTCATGGATGGAGAATTTCTCTTGGCATTGCTGGTGTCCCTGCTTTGATGCTTTGTTTGGGATCTATACTCATCTGTGAGACTCCAACTAGCCTTATTGAACGTCACAAAGTTGAGGAAGGAAGGAAAGTTCTGAGGAAGATTCGTGGTGTCGAAAATGTTGATGACGAGTTTGATTCAATTATACATGCATGTGAGATGGCAAAGCAAGTAAAGGACCCTTTCCGCAAACTAATGAAGCCAGTTAGCCGACCCCAACTAGTAATTTCCATCTGTTTGCAAATTTTCCAGCAATTTACTGGAATCAACGCTATAATGTTCTACGCTCCTGTTCTGTTCCAGACGGTGGGATTTGGGAATGATGCTGCATTGCTTTCATCGGTTATTACTGGCCTTGTCAATGTGTTTAGTACTGTAGTTTCAATATATGTAGTAGATAGGGCTGGCAGGAGAATTCTGCTACTTGAAGCTTGTGTCCAAATGTTCATTTCTCAG GTTATTATTGGCATAATCCTTTTCAAAGAATTGAAAACCACAGGTGACAATCTTTCCAAAGGAGAGGGAATCTTTGTGGTGATCTTGGTGTGTACCTTTGTCATGGGCTTTGCCTGGTCATGGGGACCTCTTGGTTGGTTAATTCCTAGTGAGATTTTCCCTCTGGAGACCAGATCGGCTGGTTTTGCCTTTGCAGTCAGCACCAACATGCTCTTCACTTTTATCATTGGTCAAGCTTTCCTCTCAATGCTATGCCAGATGCAAGCTGGAATCTTTTTCTTCTTTGCTGCCTGGGTTATCATAATGGGAGCCTTCACATGGTTCTTGTTGCCTGAGACCAAAGGTGTCCCTGTTGATTctatggttgacaaagtctggAAGCAGCACTGGTTCTGGCGTTCTTTCATGATGGAGGATAACAGGCCCGATGTT